From a single Schistosoma mansoni strain Puerto Rico chromosome 4, complete genome genomic region:
- a CDS encoding putative cationic amino acid transporter, producing the protein MAENKKLDDDVTVVIDKPDDVKLQRSIGIVTSITIIVGSMIGSGIFVSPTGILMNVGSIGASLIIWVACGIFSMLGAYCYAELGTIIERSGGDYIYVYEAFGPFIGFLRLWVEVMVVRPVAIAIVALTFGEYVVVPLYPDCPLPVMLIRILAVLCITFLSFANSFSIKFSTRIQDIFTLAKLAALIMIIVTGFVQIGFGRYEELKEPFVDSNWNPGKIANAFYSGLFAYSGWNYLNCMIEEMKNPRKHLPIAIVVSCLLVTLVYTAANVAYVTVVPVAEILTTRAVAVTFAGRIYGMFWWIMPIFVACSTFGGANGTILTTSRIFVVASQLKQMPAFISYLHTDRLTPIPAVLFTCIVSIIYLLAGDIFTLMNYMGFVQWLAVGLCVLIVVIFRFTRRNIRRPVKAPIIFAIIYLVVTTSLLIFSFYGSPQESLYGILIILTGIPVYILGCAWSPKPKSFQESMINITIGLQKLFRIVPSS; encoded by the exons ATGGCAGAAAACAAAAAATTAGATGATGACGTCACCGTTGTCATAGATAAACCAGATGATGTAAAACTGCAGCGATCTATCGGTATTGTAACCAGTATCACCATCATAGTAGGATCAATGATTGGCTCAGGAATATTTGTCAGTCCTACTGGTATTTTGATGAATGTCGGAAGTATAGGAGCTAGTCTAATTATATGGGTTGCATGCGGGATCTTCAGTATGCTCGGAGCGTACTGTTATGCAGAACTTGGCACGATAATAGAGAGATCTGGAGGggattatatttatgtatatgaaGCATTTGGACCATTTATTGGATTTTTGCGTCTATGGGTAGAAGTAATGGTCGTAAGACCTGTAGCAATCGCTATTGTGGCTTTAACATTTGGGGAATATGTTGTTGTACCTTTGTATCCAGACTGTCCACTGCCCGTTATGTTGATCAGGATTTTAGCAGTTTTATGTATTA CATTTTTAAGTTTCGCCAATTCCTTTTCAATCAAATTTTCAACAAGAATACAAGATATATTCACACTTGCTAAACTTGCTGCTCTTATAATGATTATAGTAACTGGATTTGTACAAATTGGATTCg GTCGTTATGAAGAGCTGAAAGAACCTTTTGTCGATTCGAACTGGAACCCTGGTAAAATAGCTAATGCATTTTACAGTGGATTATTTGCTTATTCTGGCTGGAATTACTTAAATTGTATGATTGAAGAAATGAAAAACCCCAGGAAACATTTGCCCATAGCAATTGTGGTATCATGCTTATTAGTGACTCTAGTTTACACAGCTGCTAATGTAGCTTATGTAACAGTTGTACCAGTTGCAGAGATTTTGACCACAAGAGCTGTCGCTGTG ACATTTGCTGGTAGAATATACGGAATGTTTTGGTGGATAATGCCGATATTTGTTGCTTGTTCAACGTTTGGTGGTGCCAATGGAACTATATTAACTACATCAAGAATATTTGTTGTTGCTAGTCAGCTTAAGCAAATGCCAGCGTTTATCAGTTATTTGCACACGGATCGATTAACACCTATTCCGGCTGTTTTGTTCACT TGTATTGTATCAATTATTTACCTACTTGCTGGAGATATTTTCACCCTTATGAATTATATGGGTTTTGTTCAATGGTTAGCAGTTGGTCTTTGTGTtttgattgtagtaattttcaGATTTACTCGTCGTAATATTCGACGTCCAGTTAAG gCTCCTATAATATTTGCCATTATCTACTTAGTGGTTACTACATCTCTGTTAATTTTCTCCTTTTATGGATCACCTCAAGAATCAT TATAtggtattttgatcattttAACCGGTATACCGGTTTATATACTCGGTTGTGCATGGAGTCCTAAACCAAAATCATTTCAAGAATCAATGA tAAACATCACAATTGGATTACAAAAACTTTTCCGTATTGTACCATCtagttaa